The Deltaproteobacteria bacterium genome includes a region encoding these proteins:
- a CDS encoding ABC transporter ATP-binding protein has product MITAENITKRYMAEGVETSVLHSCSLELAEGEFAVLVGRSGSGKSTLLNVLSSLLRPDEGRVLYQGRELWSLDEKELRGLRRNDFAVVFQFHYLMPYLTALENVVLPFMQGVGGVPAEIVDRAVDCLDRVGLRGKEKKLPGSLSGGEQQRVAIARALVKSARVLFADEPTGSLDRATGQEVMELLSGLHDEGMTILMVTHEQSYAQYAGRILTMEDGRLLQ; this is encoded by the coding sequence ATGATCACAGCCGAAAATATTACCAAGCGATACATGGCCGAGGGCGTCGAGACGTCGGTCCTGCATTCCTGCAGCCTGGAGCTGGCCGAGGGCGAGTTCGCAGTTCTGGTCGGCCGGTCCGGCTCAGGCAAAAGTACGCTCCTCAATGTTCTGTCCTCCCTGCTCAGGCCCGACGAGGGCCGGGTATTGTACCAGGGCCGGGAACTCTGGTCCTTGGATGAAAAGGAGTTGCGGGGGCTGCGGAGGAATGATTTCGCCGTGGTGTTTCAGTTCCACTACCTGATGCCCTATCTCACGGCCTTGGAGAACGTGGTCCTGCCCTTCATGCAGGGAGTTGGAGGAGTGCCGGCCGAGATTGTGGACCGGGCCGTGGACTGCCTGGACCGGGTGGGACTGCGGGGCAAGGAGAAGAAACTTCCCGGATCCCTTTCCGGCGGAGAGCAGCAGCGGGTGGCTATTGCCCGGGCCCTGGTCAAGTCGGCCAGAGTCCTGTTCGCGGACGAACCCACGGGCAGCCTGGACCGGGCGACGGGCCAGGAAGTCATGGAACTCTTGTCGGGACTGCACGACGAGGGTATGACCATCCTCATGGTCACCCATGAACAGTCCTATGCCCAATACGCCGGCCGCATCCTGACCATGGAGGACGGCCGACTGTTACAGTGA